One genomic region from Apodemus sylvaticus chromosome 1, mApoSyl1.1, whole genome shotgun sequence encodes:
- the Znf518a gene encoding zinc finger protein 518A, which translates to MPFEQTQLYCDEKQTTLKKLDTRNEIADTIGSIPTPKISETSFHYELKNVNICLPKINIPNEILMKHEVEKYRLLFQSKPQTARKSISVKTVSCAEECVLLCKSERAEDETVNMSAKILNFSCSKCQDSTQYSPNDLQKHFEMWHHGELPSFPCEMCSFSASDFQIFKQHRKTHRNTFVKCDICNSERSYTLLDLTKHFTSKHCVNGNFQCEECRFFTQDVGTFVQHIHRHKEVHYKCGKCHHLCFTKGELQKHLRVHSGTLPFTCHYCSYGAIHKDQLVRHVITLHKEHLYAKEKLERDQYDKRVAKTTTGLKLILKRYKIGPTKTFWKRKTITSGNEESIGKNAQAFNIVSKTQTKSEDQSQEQVNEENGERQHCENGDKPIESESEKATVQSSRQYNKADEGASATSSILSAVQGPTVLLVRNNKITIPANYSAKFMGFKMVDGRQHIVIKLLPANKQILPSPALQSNQEKNSTANLSPQAVDNTGFATGLTNKVNDTAFVKAAPPSCSSPVLSRKVVSEKEAAFISEKNNILQMVDDSKRLSSLPTTSESVTTSESVTTSVCLTTKVEARDNVDLWENHNTQSHPDALGTSINSPDKVNLTTKPNAYNSGDMHNYCINYVNSDLPAESSNSFEFSNQGSLPFHNYSKVNNKRRRCSRATLCENLQRESSNTTVTQQSTSDSDTASPLKRQESSNSDSLLASVSPLGGTVKIKTEIEEPCNLDETQNFNEQSLFTNENQNLLNVTEEPKWDDISSASSPIMPRITSVFSLQSEQASEFLPPDVNQFLQDTLKPKSYIKEDSNNIPSKNLPLDSDQTLKKTEEEVIKSSKDFQMQDIIPVPSTSVGVTVPANDLNSKCNGQEKQVLSVLQDVRDSEVTNKIPSIITLLKTQSDAIITQQLVKDKLRTTTHHSGPVYVQNPFLTSEQKNPVFVQTPKGFIIPLHVANKSGLHVFSGRPVPLVNTQSVPATLLVNKKPGMVLAVNNGKPEGVPTVKTENVHSYGTVTKEPCKTPFLKAESNNNCLTPGLCSSIGSCMNMKTCSENTLPLRGSYIIKTSVSSSVKAVPFANILPEQQGPKMNILNTVKKQNENLPKASFYTLMPDGKQAVFFKCMMPNNTKLLKPKLVQNSTYQRIQPKRPAGVPQKILVRILNPVLNMSAVNNLSVSNSASSFQKEIIPPQPTGEQKEPESSRDALPVLVHDLMPANETVLSSTAACPGSSKEPVYISEHSETRVLRGKANCTIARNFNKGKTCKNKFAKIKTRISQDSETAFVSRNRNCKRKYIDNYQEPPRKKSTLHRKGKERANAEDVQETFAFSRPRLPKDSSRTLRLFPFNSKQLVKCPRRNQPVVVLNHPDADAPEVERVMKTITKFNGRVLKVSLSQATINALLKPVSNTCETTYNDFSKKQKMLKPVNSVKERFVLKLTLKKTSKNNYQIVKTTSEDVLKSKFNCWFCGRVFDNQDVWAGHGQRHLVEATRDWNMLE; encoded by the coding sequence atgCCATTTGAACAGACACAGCTATATTGTGATGAAAAACAAACTACTTTGAAAAAATTGGATACAAGAAATGAGATAGCAGATACTATTGGATCAATACCTACACCAAAAATTTCAGAAACTAGTTTTCATTATGAACTAAAAAATGTGAACATCTGTTTACCCAAGATAAATATTCCAAATGAAATCTTAATGAAACATGAAGTTGAAAAATACAGATTATTATTTCAGAGTAAACCACAGACTGCAAGGAAATCTATCAGCGTAAAAACTGTAAGCTGTGCTGAGGAGTGTGTCCTGCTTTGTAAATCTGAGCGAGCTGAAGATGAGACTGTAAATATGTctgcaaaaatactcaactttAGTTGTTCCAAATGCCAAGACAGTACTCAGTATAGTCCAAATGATTTGCAGAAACACTTTGAAATGTGGCACCATGGTGAATTACCTTCGTTTCCTTGTGAAATGTGTAGTTTTTCAGCAAGTGACTTCCAGATATTTAAACAACACCGAAAAACCCATAGGAACACTTTTGTAAAATGTGATATTTGTAACAGTGAACGTTCATATACTTTATTGGACTTGACAAAACACTTCACATCTAAACATTGTGTTAATGGCAATTTTCAGTGTGAAGAGTGTAGATTCTTTACCCAGGATGTTGGCACATTTGTCCAGCACATTCATAGACATAAAGAAGTGCATTATAAATGTGGAAAATGCCATCACCTGTGTTTTACCAAGGGAGAGCTTCAGAAGCACCTTCGTGTCCACTCTGGTACTCTTCCCTTCACTTGTCACTACTGTAGCTATGGTGCCATTCATAAAGACCAACTTGTCAGACATGTTATAACCTTGCATAAAGAACACTTATATgcaaaagaaaaactggaaagaGACCAATATGATAAAAGGGTGGCAAAGACTACAACAGGACTTAAACTGATACTTAAAAGATACAAAATAGGTCCAACAAAGACATTTTGGAAACGTAAGACAATTACCAGTGGGAATGAGGAAAGTATAGGGAAAAATGCTCAAGCATTTAATATAGTGAGCAAAACACAGACTAAATCTGAAGACCAGAGTCAAGAGCAAGTAAATGAAGAAAACGGTGAAAGACAGCACTGTGAAAATGGTGATAAGCCCATAGAATCAGAGTCAGAAAAGGCAACTGTGCAATCCTCTCGGCAATATAATAAAGCTGATGAGGGAGCAAGTGCTACTTCAAGTATCTTGAGTGCTGTACAAGGACCTACAGTGTTACTGGTGAGAAATAATAAGATAACAATTCCTGCTAACTACAGTGCTAAGTTTATGGGCTTCAAGATGGTAGATGGGAGACAGCATATCGTAATAAAATTGTTGCCTGCCAATAAGCAGATTTTACCTTCACCAGCCTTACAATCGAACCAAGAAAAGAATAGTACAGCTAATTTGTCACCACAGGCTGTGGACAACACTGGATTTGCAACTGGATTAACAAACAAAGTGAATGACACAGCTTTTGTGAAAGCAGCTCCACCTTCATGTTCATCTCCTGTGCTTTCCAGGAAAGTAGTTTCTGAAAAGGAAGCAGCTTTCATATCTGAAAAGAATAATATACTTCAGATGGTAGATGACAGTAAACGTTTATCTTCATTGCCAACAACATCAGAATCAGTTACTACATCAGAATCAGTTACTACATCAGTATGTTTGACTACAAAAGTTGAAGCAAGAGATAATGTTGACTTGTGGGAAAACCATAATACTCAGAGTCATCCAGACGCATTAGGTACCTCTATCAACAGTCCAGATAAAGTCAACCTTACTACTAAGCCAAATGCGTACAATTCTGGAGATATGCATAATTATTGCATTAATTATGTCAATTCTGATTTACCTGCTGAATCCTCCAATTCTTTTGAGTTTTCTAACCAAGGATCATTACCTTTTCATAATTACTCAAAGGTAAATAATAAACGCCGTAGGTGTTCAAGAGCAACATTGTGTGAAAACCTTCAGAGGGAATCTTCGAATACAACAGTTACTCAACAATCAACTAGTGATAGTGACACAGCTTCGCCACTAAAGAGACAGGAGAGCTCCAACTCAGATAGCCTGTTAGCATCTGTCAGCCCTTTAGGTggaactgtaaaaataaaaactgaaattgAAGAACCATGCAATTTAGATGAAACACAAAACTTTAATGAACAGAGCCTCTTCACTAATGAAAACCAAAATTTATTGAATGTGACTGAAGAACCTAAATGGGATGACATTTCCAGTGCCAGCTCCCCTATAATGCCTCGGATCacatctgtgttctctctccagAGTGAGCAGGCTTCAGAATTTTTGCCACCTGATGTAAACCAGTTTCTTCAAGATACGTTAAAACCAAAATCTTATATAAAGGAAGATTCTAATAACATTCCAAGTAAAAACCTTCCACTTGATAGTGACCAAACACTTAAAAAGACCGAGGAAGAAGTGATAAAATCTTCAAAAGACTTCCAAATGCAAGACATCATCCCAGTTCCTTCTACTAGTGTAGGTGTTACTGTGCCTGCAAATGATCTGAATTCAAAATGTAATGGACAAGAAAAACAAGTACTGTCAGTATTACAAGATGTGAGAGATTCAGAGGTGACCAATAAAATTCCAAGTATCATCACATTACTTAAGACTCAATCAGATGCTATAATAACACAGCAGCTTGTAAAAGACAAACTCCGAACCACAACACACCATTCAGGTCCTGTATATGTTCAGAATCCATTTCTAACCTCAGAACAGAAGAATCCTGTGTTTGTTCAAACTCCAAAAGGTTTTATTATACCACTGCATGTTGCTAACAAATCTGGATTGCATGTTTTCTCTGGAAGACCAGTTCCTTTGGTTAATACACAGAGTGTACCTGCTACTCTCCTTGTAAACAAGAAACCTGGAATGGTTTTGGCAGTTAATAATGGGAAACCTGAAGGTGTTCCCACTGTGAAGACTGAGAATGTTCATAGTTATGGAACTGTGACTAAGGAACCTTGCAAAACACCTTTTCTGAAGGCAGAATCCAACAATAACTGTCTTACACCTGGACTTTGTTCTAGTATTGGCAGTTGTATGAACATGAAAACTTGCTCAGAGAATACATTGCCATTGAGAGGTTCATATATTATTAAAACATCAGTAAGTTCTTCAGTGAAAGCTGTTCCTTTTGCTAACATTCTACCTGAGCAGCAGGGCCCTAAGATGAATATCTTGAATACAGtaaaaaaacagaatgaaaatttACCAAAAGCATCTTTCTATACCCTCATGCCTGATGGTAAACAagctgtattttttaaatgtatgatgCCAAATAACACTAAATTGCTTAAGCCTAAGTTAGTCCAAAATAGTACCTACCAACGTATTCAGCCAAAGAGACCTGCAGGAGTACCACAGAAAATACTTGTAAGGATTTTAAATCCTGTTTTAAATATGAGTGCTGTTAATAATCTTTCAGTTAGCAACTCTGCATCCTCATTCCAGAAGGAGATTATACCACCTCAACCAACTGGAGAGCAGAAAGAGCCAGAATCTTCTAGAGATGCCTTACCAGTCTTAGTGCATGATTTGATGCCAGCAAATGAAACTGTTCTTTCTTCTACTGCAgcatgcccaggatcttctaaggAACCAGTATATATCAGTGAGCATTCAGAAACAAGAGTGTTAAGAGGTAAAGCAAATTGTACAATTGCGAGAAATTTTAATAAAGGAAAGACTTGTAAAAATAAGTTTGCAAAAATTAAAACTCGTATAAGTCAAGATTCTGAAACTGCTTTTGTATCTAGAAACAGAAACTGTAAACGAAAGTACATTGATAATTACCAAGAACCTCCAAGGAAAAAGTCAACATTGCATAGAAAGGGTAAAGAAAGGGCTAATGCTGAAGATGTCCAGGAAACATTTGCATTTAGCAGACCTAGGCTTCCAAAGGATTCTAGTAGAACTTTGAGACTTTTCCCTTTTAATTCCAAACAGCTTGTGAAATGTCCTAGGAGAAACCAACCAGTTGTGGTTTTGAACCATCCTGATGCAGATGCCCCAGAAGTAGAACGTGTAATGAAAACTATCACAAAGTTTAATGGACGTGTACTAAAGGTTTCATTGTCCCAAGCAACTATTAATGCTTTACTGAAACCAGTTTCCAACACTTGTGAGACAACATACAATGACTTttccaagaaacaaaaaatgcTTAAACCTGTTAATTCTGTGAAAGAAAGATTTGTGCTAAAACTAACACTCAAAAAGACAAGCAAAAATAATTACCAGATTGTAAAAACTACCTCCGAAGATGTCTTGAAATCTAAGTTTAACTGCTGGTTCTGTGGTAGAGTTTTTGACAATCAGGATGTGTGGGCTGGCCATGGACAGAGACATTTAGTGGAAGCTACTCGGGATTGGAATATGTTAGAATAA